In Felis catus isolate Fca126 chromosome A2, F.catus_Fca126_mat1.0, whole genome shotgun sequence, the following proteins share a genomic window:
- the LOC101094088 gene encoding GTPase IMAP family member 1 isoform X2, with amino-acid sequence MVGMGGRKMARDEENACGSQDPDDQQPLAQERRLRLILAGRTGVGKSATGNSILGHRLFPSRLAATPVTRRCALGSRSWAGWRVEVTDTPDLFTAQGRHADPDCTERASCYLLSAPGPHALLLVTQLGRFTTQDEEAVRGVRELFGAGVLARAVLVFTRREDLEGGSLHDYVRATDNRALRALAAECGGRVCALDNRAEGAERDAQVGELLALVERLALEHDGAPFTDDVYGLAWARRHARPDDTLRLVAARLAARGLGRGWGGQWGRGRRWLEAARRGWPLALLLLGGALLFVLLLLHRGAPGPD; translated from the coding sequence GTTCCCAGGACCCGGACGACCAGCAGCCGCTGGCGCAGGAGCGCAGGCTCAGGCTCATCCTGGCCGGCAGGACCGGAGTGGGCAAGAGCGCCACGGGCAACAGCATCCTGGGCCACAGGCTCTTCCCGTCCAGGCTCGCGGCCACCCCGGTGACCAGACGCTGCGCCCTGGGGAGCCGCAGCTGGGCCGGGTGGCGCGTGGAGGTCACCGACACCCCCGACCTCTTCACCGCCCAAGGCCGGCACGCGGACCCGGACTGCACCGAGCGGGCCAGCTGCTACCTGCTCTCGGCGCCCGGGCCGCACGCGCTGCTGCTGGTCACGCAGCTGGGCCGCTTCACCACCCAGGATGAGGAGGCGGTGCGGGGCGTCCGCGAGCTGTTCGGCGCCGGCGTCCTGGCGCGCGCAGTGCTCGTCTTCACGCGCAGGGAGGACCTGGAGGGGGGCTCGCTGCACGACTACGTGCGCGCCACCGACAACCGCGCGCTGCGGGCCCTGGCGGCCGAGTGCGGCGGCCGCGTGTGCGCCCTGGACAACCGGGCGGAGGGCGCCGAGCGCGATGCGCAGGTGGGCGAACTGCTGGCGCTGGTGGAGCGGCTGGCGCTGGAGCACGACGGCGCGCCCTTCACCGACGATGTGTACGGCCTGGCGTGGGCCCGGCGCCACGCGCGTCCCGATGACACGCTCCGCCTGGTGGCCGCGCGGCTGGCGGCCCGCggtctggggcgggggtggggtgggcagtgggggcgggggcggcgctgGCTGGAGGCCGCGAGGCGGGGGTGGCCGCTGGCGCTCCTGCTGCTGGGGGGCGCTCTGTTATTTGTCCTGCTGCTTCTCCACCGGGGGGCTCCAGGCCCAGATTGA
- the LOC101094088 gene encoding GTPase IMAP family member 1 isoform X5: MGGRKMARDEENACGSQDPDDQQPLAQERRLRLILAGRTGVGKSATGNSILGHRLFPSRLAATPVTRRCALGSRSWAGWRVEVTDTPDLFTAQGRHADPDCTERASCYLLSAPGPHALLLVTQLGRFTTQDEEAVRGVRELFGAGVLARAVLVFTRREDLEGGSLHDYVRATDNRALRALAAECGGRVCALDNRAEGAERDAQVGELLALVERLALEHDGAPFTDDVYGLAWARRHARPDDTLRLVAARLAARGLGRGWGGQWGRGRRWLEAARRGWPLALLLLGGALLFVLLLLHRGAPGPD, from the coding sequence GTTCCCAGGACCCGGACGACCAGCAGCCGCTGGCGCAGGAGCGCAGGCTCAGGCTCATCCTGGCCGGCAGGACCGGAGTGGGCAAGAGCGCCACGGGCAACAGCATCCTGGGCCACAGGCTCTTCCCGTCCAGGCTCGCGGCCACCCCGGTGACCAGACGCTGCGCCCTGGGGAGCCGCAGCTGGGCCGGGTGGCGCGTGGAGGTCACCGACACCCCCGACCTCTTCACCGCCCAAGGCCGGCACGCGGACCCGGACTGCACCGAGCGGGCCAGCTGCTACCTGCTCTCGGCGCCCGGGCCGCACGCGCTGCTGCTGGTCACGCAGCTGGGCCGCTTCACCACCCAGGATGAGGAGGCGGTGCGGGGCGTCCGCGAGCTGTTCGGCGCCGGCGTCCTGGCGCGCGCAGTGCTCGTCTTCACGCGCAGGGAGGACCTGGAGGGGGGCTCGCTGCACGACTACGTGCGCGCCACCGACAACCGCGCGCTGCGGGCCCTGGCGGCCGAGTGCGGCGGCCGCGTGTGCGCCCTGGACAACCGGGCGGAGGGCGCCGAGCGCGATGCGCAGGTGGGCGAACTGCTGGCGCTGGTGGAGCGGCTGGCGCTGGAGCACGACGGCGCGCCCTTCACCGACGATGTGTACGGCCTGGCGTGGGCCCGGCGCCACGCGCGTCCCGATGACACGCTCCGCCTGGTGGCCGCGCGGCTGGCGGCCCGCggtctggggcgggggtggggtgggcagtgggggcgggggcggcgctgGCTGGAGGCCGCGAGGCGGGGGTGGCCGCTGGCGCTCCTGCTGCTGGGGGGCGCTCTGTTATTTGTCCTGCTGCTTCTCCACCGGGGGGCTCCAGGCCCAGATTGA
- the LOC101094088 gene encoding GTPase IMAP family member 1 isoform X4, whose product MGGRKMARDEENAYGSQDPDDQQPLAQERRLRLILAGRTGVGKSATGNSILGHRLFPSRLAATPVTRRCALGSRSWAGWRVEVTDTPDLFTAQGRHADPDCTERASCYLLSAPGPHALLLVTQLGRFTTQDEEAVRGVRELFGAGVLARAVLVFTRREDLEGGSLHDYVRATDNRALRALAAECGGRVCALDNRAEGAERDAQVGELLALVERLALEHDGAPFTDDVYGLAWARRHARPDDTLRLVAARLAARGLGRGWGGQWGRGRRWLEAARRGWPLALLLLGGALLFVLLLLHRGAPGPD is encoded by the exons ATGGGAGGACGCAAGATGgccagagatgaagaaaatgccTATG GTTCCCAGGACCCGGACGACCAGCAGCCGCTGGCGCAGGAGCGCAGGCTCAGGCTCATCCTGGCCGGCAGGACCGGAGTGGGCAAGAGCGCCACGGGCAACAGCATCCTGGGCCACAGGCTCTTCCCGTCCAGGCTCGCGGCCACCCCGGTGACCAGACGCTGCGCCCTGGGGAGCCGCAGCTGGGCCGGGTGGCGCGTGGAGGTCACCGACACCCCCGACCTCTTCACCGCCCAAGGCCGGCACGCGGACCCGGACTGCACCGAGCGGGCCAGCTGCTACCTGCTCTCGGCGCCCGGGCCGCACGCGCTGCTGCTGGTCACGCAGCTGGGCCGCTTCACCACCCAGGATGAGGAGGCGGTGCGGGGCGTCCGCGAGCTGTTCGGCGCCGGCGTCCTGGCGCGCGCAGTGCTCGTCTTCACGCGCAGGGAGGACCTGGAGGGGGGCTCGCTGCACGACTACGTGCGCGCCACCGACAACCGCGCGCTGCGGGCCCTGGCGGCCGAGTGCGGCGGCCGCGTGTGCGCCCTGGACAACCGGGCGGAGGGCGCCGAGCGCGATGCGCAGGTGGGCGAACTGCTGGCGCTGGTGGAGCGGCTGGCGCTGGAGCACGACGGCGCGCCCTTCACCGACGATGTGTACGGCCTGGCGTGGGCCCGGCGCCACGCGCGTCCCGATGACACGCTCCGCCTGGTGGCCGCGCGGCTGGCGGCCCGCggtctggggcgggggtggggtgggcagtgggggcgggggcggcgctgGCTGGAGGCCGCGAGGCGGGGGTGGCCGCTGGCGCTCCTGCTGCTGGGGGGCGCTCTGTTATTTGTCCTGCTGCTTCTCCACCGGGGGGCTCCAGGCCCAGATTGA